The following are encoded together in the Populus trichocarpa isolate Nisqually-1 chromosome 5, P.trichocarpa_v4.1, whole genome shotgun sequence genome:
- the LOC7477631 gene encoding bZIP transcription factor 44 yields MASSSGDSSGFTQLQNSGSEENTQMMLVDQRKRKRMQSNRESARRSRMKKQKHLDDLMAQVTQLRKDNNQILTTINVTTQHYLNVEAENSILRAQMMELNHRLDSLNEILNYINTSNGIFENDHHEDLPDHSFMNPSNLFYLNQPIMASPDLFQY; encoded by the coding sequence ATGGCATCCTCCAGTGGGGATTCCTCAGGTTTCACTCAGCTCCAAAACTCAGGCTCTGAAGAGAATACGCAGATGATGTTGGTGGatcaaaggaaaaggaagagaatgCAATCAAACAGAGAATCTGCAAGGAGATCCAGGATGAAAAAACAGAAGCACTTGGATGATTTAATGGCCCAAGTGACACAGCTAAGGAAGGACAATAACCAAATCCTTACAACCATCAATGTCACAACACAGCACTACTTGAATGTTGAAGCCGAGAATTCTATTCTAAGGGCACAAATGATGGAACTGAACCATAGACTTGATTCTCTTAACGAGATCCTCAACTATATCAACACGAGTAATGGGATTTTTGAAAATGATCATCACGAGGATCTCCCTGATCATAGCTTCATGAATCCATCAAATCTGTTCTATCTTAACCAGCCCATCATGGCATCCCCAGATTTGTTTCAGTATTGA